The Oryza brachyantha chromosome 7, ObraRS2, whole genome shotgun sequence genomic interval CGGCGAGATCCCCAACCTAGCGACCTCCAGCCCGTCATTCCCCACGGCCGACCCTGCCTCCGGGCTGCCGGACCACGACGCGGGGGTGGACCTGAACCCCAGGGGGCTCGGCTGCGAGCCACGGAACGCCCGCCTCGGTGGGTCCGGCGCAGCAGGGGACCGGCATGGCGCGAGGGGGCTGGCCGACGGAGAGAGTAGCGCGGCGAGGAGAGGcctcccccgcggcggcgccgccggcgaggaagagAGCTCGCGGCGGAGCAGCGCCGAGAACATggcgttctttttttttttttgggataaATGCAGTGCACGAgagaaaattaataattaattaaggagtCTATGCGGCCGGGCCGAGGGGGCCCAGCACGGCCCGTTCGtcctacttaaaaaaataaataaatagtgatacataaaataattttatattttaacatttaataataataaaaatttaataatattgtttaaataaaacggacgATCAAACGATAAACGTAGAGAACGAAAAATATACTCTCTCGGGGCATAGGTAGCAGTATATCTTCGGGGGCTAAATCACTAAAGGAGGAACAATTAAGCAACAATCGAGAACGTACTGTCTAACTTGTGCAATACATGTCCCTTGGCAAACAATCAATTATAGGGTATAGGGTGTTTTTAgtctgtgaaaaaaaatttttgactgTCACGTTGAACCTTTATCGAATATCGGAaaggttttcggatacgaataaaaaacgGATTTCATGGGTCGcgtagaaaccgcgagacggatcttttgagcctaattaatttatcattagcatatgtggataccgtagcacttatgactaatcatgtattaattaggcttaagaGATTTGTCTAATGGTTCCTCTCGTAagtatgtaattagtttttttattttatatatgtttaaagcttcatttaagtgtctaaagatttaatatgatattttttggaaaattttgtttggaacCTCCTCGGACGTTTTCTGTTGACCGGGGTATCTCCACTCCAGAGATTCCCAATCTTTTTCGGTCCCGCGGCTTCTTGGGTCTGTTTGCTTCTCACACAAGCATGTCATTAAGGCCTATTTGAATCAtagtaatgaaaaataaaaaaataagaaaaacattctaatagaaatataagtgtaaaacagaggattgcaaaatacatgaattttacatgaatttcagataaaacagttcaattcctgCAAAATTCCTGTAACATTCCTCCAAACCGAAGAGAGccgaaaaacgtaggaatgaccATTTTATCGAACCACACGAAAAAACAGCAatttgagaagagataaaactcaaaggattttttccataaggttaaaatttcttcaaaactTATATGGGAAAATACattctatagaaatttcataggatttcatagggtttattcctttgattcaaaggacttTGTAgtaaaagtttctataaaaataaaatcctctgAAATTCCTACGAATTTCCTTTGAACGTTCAAAGAGGGCCTAAATATTTGCATACTGCAGTAGTAGGCTATCTAGCTGAGTAAACTGACCGGTGTGTAAACGGCGTCTCTCATGCACCTTTCTCCCCTAACATGCTTGAGTGTGTATGTACGACTATTCTTGATGCAGAGCGATTTTGAGCATTatctcatttattttttcttttctgtttatacttacaagtcaaaattttaaatatacaattttaaatatagagttgattttagagataTTTCATCGCActctattttttagtcttttttcttttagaacattaagaacatataaatttttttattaccaaattactttttgtttacaaataagtCGCTCGCTAGACAAGAGGCCAAACGATGAGGACCTATCTCTCTATGAATttacacaaatatattattcaaCTTTAGGATATCCACTCCGATGGatatatcaaacaaattaaattcaaaggtgaccatgttaattaattgggtTGAGATTTGCTATTTCCCTTGTACAATTATTTGACcgggtgtatttttttatgacataaGTATATACCTTTTTggaatttaaaataagtagCAACTAATCATGGCATTTCAATTACTTTGGTTGACTTATTATAGGTTAACATGGATATGATAGAAACATCAGTGCCAAATTTTACTTTTGTGCGTACTGCCGTAGGCGCCAAATACAatcatgttttgattttttttctgtttatatcCAATATAGATCTACAATCATGTTTAATTTCCATTATGTCTTTTACCTACCGGTGCAGTTTtcatttaattcttttttttatcttttatattcaATATAAATCTACGATCAATAGAGCGAGAATGcaatttatctttaattttttaaacaaaaatccAAGTAGAAACACAATTCACAATAAAAGTGGAACGGTAGCAGCACTAGTATTTCgtctaagaaaaagaaaaccaataGATGTTTCGTCTGAGTAGGACGTgaactttatatttaatttggaTTTCGGTCTCAACCCAACACCACTACCACCACTTGTCACCAATcactgtaataaaaaaatagaaattaaaaaagttcTTATTAGCCGCCCTCGTGCActtttaaaattgaatatttataTCGAATAAAAAAGATCAAAGGGAGCCGGACCCAGAGAACTTagttaaaaatgaaataatatgatttattgtgCCAGTATCTTAATTCCTTTGTTATCGAAATATCAcatatcttattattttatctacgATGTTAACCATAATTTACTATTGGTACTTATAAGAATCCCGATGCAACGTATGCATCTTAAATCAGTATGCACACTATTCCTGACTCAGCGTACAATATGTTTccaaacttatttttaaatttattttaatttataaaattaaaatcaacttgacACGATATAACAcaagtgtatttttataatatagtaaaaataacaGTAAGTATTTTGGGATAAACGCAGTGCACGGGAGAAAAGTAAGGAGACTATGCGGCCGGGCCGAGGGGGCCCCGCACGGCCCGGTGCTCGTCTCAACTCCGAGACCGAGACGGTTTGATGAGGGAGAGGAATAGGAGAGGTCCAGCTTAAAACTTGCGGTATCCCCCCTGGAAGTCGAAGAGACCGACCCCGGCCAAGAGCTAACCCTAGCCGCCTCGATCGCTTCCTCCTTCGATTCGTCGTCCTCCCCTCGATCTGGTGGTATGGCGCTGCGCCACCTGGCCGGGAAGCTGAGGCTCGCCGCCGGTCTCCACGGAGCGGTGCccccccgcgcgccgccggctgcggGGCGCCCTCGATTCCTCGCCCGCTCCTCGCAGGTTCGTCCAAATCATACtatgtaataataatatatgtactttATATGTATGAAGTATTGTCGTGAATATTTAGATTGCATTCAAAAATAGTGTTTATAAATCTtaggggtggggtgggggctTAAAAATTTGGGGTGGGTGGGGGCTGTGTGATCTGGGGGCCTAGAGCAGTCGCACTGCTTGGCCCCTCCCCGCGTAGcttataaacaatattttcagaCGGCCATCTCACGTGAACACACCCTAATTTGCAAAGTAATTTGAAGTTTCATCAGTGAAACATGTCGAATATCCAAAAAATTGGGATTGCTTGACCAAGATTTTTGACCTATAGGAGCACAAACGGCTGCAAAGCTTGGCCAAAAAGGCTTGGCCTCTCTCCTACTACCTTGGAAGACCTTAGTGTCTGCCCACATCGATGGTTTACTGATCTGGTTTGTTGCTGCTGGGCATGTGACTGTTTGCGTTgtagtttataaataactgGTTTACAATTTACTTTTACATGTCAACTTGTTTCATTTGTTAATCTTGTTGAATTGCAGGGTGTAAAGAATGGCCGTGCGATCAAGCGTCAGTCTGGAGAGGTCCAGAATGGAAGAGGTGAACTTGAACGGGAAATCCTGTAAGCGCACTTACATAGCATGTTGTTTGATTAAGTAAAGGGAATGATCCTAACCTGTAGTATCCATTTACCATGTTATCTTTCCTGGAAGGCGAGACATTGAAAGAACGATCGACAGTCTACCTAGGATTGCAGCGCTGTCTATGCTTGGTGGTGCTGCTGGCCTTGCGGCTGTCTTCTATGGAGGTGTTTTTCTTGTTGCCGCTGCCAATAAGTAGACGGTTTAACCAGTGGGCAGTTCGCTGCGGGTTGGTAGGTGGCATATGTTAGTTTAAGagtgttttatttttgggcAATGCTTACTCTTATGTAAGAGCGACGCGACGTTTCTAATTCTAATTAGGGCAAAATACTACTGTTTAAACCATTATATTTGGCTGTTGTGTGTTCTGAACCGAAAAAAGGAGTGTTTAACAAAGATGGGAACTCATGTTGGATTTTGTTCGTGTGCAGTTTCAGTGTGGCTGGTGGAGGTTAGATTTGAGGacataagataaaataaaagaatgtaCCCTTCTATCCAAATCCAATTTGCatggataaaataaatccaaattcTAGTATTAGATGaataattgtaaatttttgtGTATACGAGATTTTGCAGTTCTTTTTTCTGCAGTACCTTGATTTGATATGAGCATGAAAGAGGTTCAAGAATCCGTTCTCTTTTTATAAGGGCTAAAAACGAATCGCTTATTATTTTTGGGCTTTTTGACTCCATATTGTAGGCTGGATCTCGAAAGATAGAAATTATCTCCTTCCAAGTCGTACATACGACCTTCATCAAATACAACGACTTTCATCGAATACAGTTTTCCATATAATTCTATAGGGATCTACGAGAGTACGTGGCAAAAGGGAAATTTTATCGGTGCCGAGTAATTTTATCTTACCGGTATAGCTATTACCATCCGAGCTAAGCATATATCTAACCGGCGTAgagttctattttttttagcgcACGAGGTATGTCAGCATAGAGTTTTATGGCTTTTGGAGATTTGAGTGATCGTGTGGCAGCGTATGTATTAGTGCACAGATGGTCGCCGAGAGTAGTTGGCATGCACCTGTGTACACATGGTAGGAAACGACAggcaaataaataatgaacACAGGAGATCAATCACTGAAGACATAAGAAATAATGAACACAGGAGATCAATCACTGAAGACAtaagatttaacgtggaaaactcTCCTAaaataagagagagaaaatcaCGAACGCCAGCTAGCAAACTATTTTTACTATATCAAGATAAGGTTTACAACGTCGTATGGCGGTTCACaagaggtatatatatgatgaaacCTACAATCCATAGAGTCTGTACCAAACCTTTCAGCGATAGGCTTCTGTTTCGTTCCGTCGAAGTCAGTCTTTCATACTATGGATTCGGATTATAACTCAAGGTATGCTGTCTTAGTTTGTTTTAACTTCTATCAATTTACACATGTATCCAGCATCTACAGCTCATCTATCAATTGACACATGTATCCTAGCCGCCCCAGCTCAACgatcaaacataaaacatCTAATTAAAGCCGCTCAacgatcaaacattttaaatttgtcCAAACATCTAATTAAAGCCCTAGTTAAATTAGCTCTCAGCTAATTCTTGAATCCAGATTATATATCCACATCAAAGAATCTAGATTATATATCCACACCAAGAGAAGCATGCATCGAGATTATACAtccacatgaaaaatatgtattcatAAATGATACATAACCCTGAAAGTGCAAATTCTCTTAAAAGTTCCCAAAGATAAATTATTAAGATACAACCACTCTCACAAGTTTTAAGCTCTCAAAGATACGGTCTcattctaaaagaaattaaaatgcTGATAGATCACTTCGATGACTTCCAGATCTTCTCAAGTAGGAAAGCCCAGACATTGTTAAGAACATGATGGGATAATGCATCCACTAACACCAACACCTACTTAGCATCTATGGATTCAAGCACCTTGGATGACTCTTCTATAAATTTACCAACAACAAAAGGTATTCCAAACTTGATGGTCAGTATAAATGTTAGTGAACCACCAACAAAC includes:
- the LOC107304604 gene encoding uncharacterized protein LOC107304604 — protein: MALRHLAGKLRLAAGLHGAVPPRAPPAAGRPRFLARSSQGVKNGRAIKRQSGEVQNGRGELEREILRDIERTIDSLPRIAALSMLGGAAGLAAVFYGGVFLVAAANK